The Gemmatimonadota bacterium DH-78 region GCGCTACCTCACGGAGCGGCTGCCGGCCATGATCGCGCCGAAATGGATTCGCAATCCGGTGCAGCCCGTGGGCATCCGCGACGTGCTCGGCTACCTGATCGGCGCCCTCGAGCGACCCGACGCGACGGGGGTGGTGGAGATCGGCGCCGACCGACTCACCTTCCGCCAGATGATGCTCCAGTACGCGGAGGTTCGGGGACTCCATCGCGTGATCGTGCCCGTGCCGGTGCTCGCGCCCTCGCTCGCGGCGCGTTGGGTGGGCTTCGTCACCCCGATCCCGAACAGCCTGGCGGTGCCGCTGGTGGAAGGCGTGGTGCGCCCGGTCCTGGCCGACACCACCCGGGCGGAGTCGCTCTTTCCCGAGGTCCAGCCGATGGCCTATCGCGACGCCGTCGAGCTCGCGATCCAGCGCACCTGGGAGGGGCGGGTGATCACCCGGTGGAGCGGGTCGCTCGGGTCCTCCCCCGCCTACCGCTTCGAGGATTCGGAGGGCATGGCGCAGGAGGTGCGCACCCGCAGCGTCGCGGCGGGTCCCGAGGCGGTGTACCGGGCCTTCGCCTCGCTCGGCGGGCGGCGCGGCTGGCGGGTGTGGGACCGGCTGTGGACGCTGCGAGGTCTGCTCGATCAGGTGATGGGGGGACCGGGACTCCGTCGCGGCCGTCGGCACCCGGTCGACCTGGAGCCGGGCGAGGCGGTCGACTTCTGGAGGGTGGAAGAAGCGCGCCCCCCG contains the following coding sequences:
- a CDS encoding DUF2867 domain-containing protein — protein: MHVLVTGATGYIGGRLVPRLLRHGHRVRVFVRDPGRVLSRPWADQVEVAQGDLNDRDTLVAALEGMDAAYYMVHAMGGRDDFADTDRRWANTFVEAARSVDPELRTIYLGGLQPPAEGAGQPSKHLTSRAEVGEILRDGLRATLEFRAGPVIGSGSASFEMVRYLTERLPAMIAPKWIRNPVQPVGIRDVLGYLIGALERPDATGVVEIGADRLTFRQMMLQYAEVRGLHRVIVPVPVLAPSLAARWVGFVTPIPNSLAVPLVEGVVRPVLADTTRAESLFPEVQPMAYRDAVELAIQRTWEGRVITRWSGSLGSSPAYRFEDSEGMAQEVRTRSVAAGPEAVYRAFASLGGRRGWRVWDRLWTLRGLLDQVMGGPGLRRGRRHPVDLEPGEAVDFWRVEEARPPELLRLRAEMKVPGRAWLQWEAVPEGPGKTKLVQTAFFAPSGLSGTLYWYALYPAHRFIFTDLIDAVAEDAEAGRPEAE